Proteins found in one Acyrthosiphon pisum isolate AL4f unplaced genomic scaffold, pea_aphid_22Mar2018_4r6ur Scaffold_714;HRSCAF=1170, whole genome shotgun sequence genomic segment:
- the LOC103311128 gene encoding tigger transposable element-derived protein 4-like, whose translation MTGSEKRKLLVVGKSLKPRCFKNMSINKMPVHYHANKNAWMTSTIFSNWLYEWDKELQAKSRSILLLIDNCAAHPKNVQLKNITLEFLPPNTTSLIQPLDMGIIKNLKVKYRMKLVHFILENIEENLLDQSATANQISGKINILQAIQFVSESWREVSCSTIMNCFAHCGFSNFIGPQPELTELDEQYFFVQNHKEFENIDENAPCFDVNEEICDVVVQNVLKKRKLEDYDEEEEEEEEEEDTKPPVTAREAKKCIDLLQKFFMQEGNENSPCDKLEACAHFVNQIHTKQLRQQTITTFCIPSTSKY comes from the coding sequence ATGACCGGGAGTGAGAAAAGAAAGCTGCTAGTAGTGGGGAAAAGCTTAAAACCtcgatgttttaaaaatatgtctataaataaaatgccaGTACATTACCACGCGAATAAAAATGCATGGATGACTTCaaccatattttcaaactgGCTATATGAATGGGATAAGGAATTACAAGCAAAATCTAGGTCCATACTTCTTCTTATTGATAACTGTGCTGCACATCCAAAAAACGTTCAACTCAAAAACATCACTTTAGAATTTTTGCCCCCAAATACGACATCCTTAATCCAACCCTTAGATATGGGTATTATCAAAAACCTCAAGGTGAAATATAGAATGAAACTAGTTCATTTTATTCTAGAAAATATTGAGGAAAACCTGTTAGATCAATCTGCAACTGCTAATCAAATAAGTggcaaaataaacatattacaagCGATACAGTTTGTATCCGAGAGTTGGCGAGAAGTTAGCTGCTCGACTATTATGAATTGTTTCGCTCATTGtggattttctaattttattggTCCGCAACCTGAGTTGACTGAGTTggatgaacaatatttttttgttcaaaaccataaagaatttgaaaacattGATGAAAATGCTCCCTGTTTTGATGTTAATGAAGAAATTTGTGATGTTGTAGTacaaaatgttcttaaaaaaaGGAAGTTAGAAGATTAtgatgaagaagaagaagaagaagaagaagaagaagataccAAACCACCAGTTACAGCTAGAGAGGCTAAAAAGTGCATTGATTTGTTGCAGAAGTTCTTCATGCAAGAGGGTAACGAAAATAGTCCGTGTGATAAGCTTGAAGCGTGTGCCCATTTTGTTAACCAGATCCACACTAAACAGCTTAGACAACAAACAATTACAACGTTTTGTATACCTTCCACatccaaatattaa